The following is a genomic window from Butyricimonas faecihominis.
ACCGGAATATGGCGTGGAAATCCGGCAGGACTCCGGGGTGATAAAGTATCAGGTTGCTGAGGTTCAAGGAGGGAAAGAGGAACAATATAATATGATCACGGTTCCGAGAGGTGGGGAGTTTACCTTGATTTTGAGTGATGGAACGCAGGTTTGGTTGAATGCGGAAACGAGTTTGCGTTATCCGGTGGAGTTCGTGGGGAATGAACGGAAAGTGTATTTGGAGGGAGAAGCGTTTTTTGACGTTACGCGTGATAAACAAAAACAATTTGTTGTCGAGACGGAAAAAGCGAAGGTGCGGGTGTATGGAACGGCATTTAATGTTTACGCTTATCCCAACGAGGATGAAGTGGCGGCCACTTTGGTGCGGGGAGCTATTGATTTGAAAGAGCGTGGGGCTGGCAATCGAATTCGGCTGGAACCGGGAGAACAGGGTTGTCTTGTTGGGGGTAAGCTTGCAAAGCGAGAAGTTGATGTGGATATGTACACCGCTTGGATCACGGGGCGTATGGTGTTTAAAAGTATTCGTCTAGGCGATATGTTGAAACATTTAGCCCGTTGGTATGATGTCGATATTGTGTTTACGGAAGAGCGATTGAAAGAAGTTTCGTTTACGGGAGCGGTGAAAAAGTATGATGATTTCACGGAGGTGTTGGACGTGATCGAATCGACGCAAGTTGTCCATTTTAGGATAGAAGATAGAACAATAATAGTATATTAAAAAGAAACAACCGGTGCTGGAACACGAGGTTGTTTCAAGAGTAAGTTAATCAGCAATAATAACTTAAACGACACAAATGTATGAAAAAAAATGGAGAATATGACCCTCCAAAGTACGGGTCATTGAAAAAAACATGCAGGATTATGAAAGCTACATTGCTTTTCCTTATGCTGACAGTTTGTCATTCATTTGGAATGGTCTATTCACAGGAGGTGAGGTTAGACATAGATTTGGAGAATGCGACTTTCGGACAGTTCATGGAGCAGGTAAAAAATCAATCTGATTTTACTTTCTTTTTTCACGATGCTATGGTCATGAAATTGACAAACATTACTTTGCACGTGAAACAAGAGGACATCGATGCGATTCTTACCAAGTGTCTGAAGGATTCGGGGATCACTTACCGTATTAAGGATCGTACGATTATTCTTTACGGGACGGATGATAACACGAAGAAAGAGATCGAGGTGAAAGGGCGAGTTGTTGACGAAAAGGGAGAGCCTTTACCGGGCGCGACGGTGAAGGTAAAGGACGAACCGGGAGAGAAAGGGGTGTTGCGGGGAACCGTTACAGGGCCGGACGGGAATTTCTCGTTGAAAGTGCCGAACAATAAAGCCGTTCTGGAAATCTCTTTCGTGGGATATGTTTCCCAGACAATTCCGGTGGCTAATGCCGAGGCGTTGAAAAAGATCGTGTTGAAAGAGGTGGTAGAGAATATCGACGAGGTGATTGTTACCGGTTACCAGAGAATAGACCGTAAATTGTTTACGGGTGCTGCGGCAGTTATCAAGGCCGAGGACGCTATGGTCGAGGGTTCCATTGACGTGAGCCGGATGTTACAGGGTAAAGCTGCCGGGGTACAGATTCAAAACGTGTCGGGTACGTTCGGGGCATCCCCGAAGATGCGGGTCCGGGGCGCCTCTTCTATTTATGGAAACCAGAAACCGTTGTGGGTGGTGGATGGATTGGTGTTGGAAGATATCGTTGAGATTTCTGCAGATGATTTGTCATCCGGGAATTCGGAGACTTTGATCAGTTCGGCTATTGCCGGGTTGAATGCGGATGATATTGAAAGCTTTCAGATATTGAAGGATGCCTCGGCGACCGCATTGTACGGGGCGAGGGCAATGAATGGTGTGGTGGTGATCACGACGAAGAAAGGTAAAAAAGGCACGATGACCGTGAATTATAGCGGTGAATTCACGATACGGATGAAACCCAGTTATTCCCAGTTTAATTTGATGAACTCTCAAGAGCAGATGATGGTTTACGAAGAGATGGAGGAGAAAGGTTGGTTGAATTACGCGGACATTTCTCGGGATAAAAATGGTGGCGTGTATAAGAAAATGGCTGATCTGATTTCTACCTACGACCCGGTAACAGGTAAGTTCGGGTTAGAAAATACTCCTCAAGCGAAAGCTGCTTTTCTACAAAAGTACGAGATGGCAAACACGGATTGGTTTGATGTGCTTTTCAGGAATTCTTTGCAACAGGTACATTCTTTAAGTTTGTCTTCCGGT
Proteins encoded in this region:
- a CDS encoding FecR family protein, translating into MNRADETFQVSEMISRYVLGSMTESEKEELNGWLDKSPRNKLLFEELVRQEVASGKILAYGRVEWEDALKELLEQKKKLRLAGRKRRIIRLGSCAAVLLFACMGIWFYYIQTGNAPVGEGQEHKEIPKLLAGKPRATLQLASGKTVFLTSDSSRSIEPEYGVEIRQDSGVIKYQVAEVQGGKEEQYNMITVPRGGEFTLILSDGTQVWLNAETSLRYPVEFVGNERKVYLEGEAFFDVTRDKQKQFVVETEKAKVRVYGTAFNVYAYPNEDEVAATLVRGAIDLKERGAGNRIRLEPGEQGCLVGGKLAKREVDVDMYTAWITGRMVFKSIRLGDMLKHLARWYDVDIVFTEERLKEVSFTGAVKKYDDFTEVLDVIESTQVVHFRIEDRTIIVY